One part of the Lotus japonicus ecotype B-129 chromosome 2, LjGifu_v1.2 genome encodes these proteins:
- the LOC130739079 gene encoding spermidine coumaroyl-CoA acyltransferase-like: protein MENKKMPLSLDVKDVVIVKPSKPTPCHILPLSSIDSNPDLNILCHTIYVYQANPDSPNGQLDPAHVIKEALSKALVHYYPLAGKITALDDGKLGITCNADDDGVPFLEATANCNLSSLHYLEGIDVPTAQKFVYDNPSKDQTSEHLLVFKVTKFQCGGFTVGMGLSHTVCDGFGASQFYRALSELASGKKCEPSLKPVWERERLIGTVLKEPLQFPIDKASMAASPFWPTTEISHECFNLNGESIQRLKLELMKESESESVKESFTTLETLGAYVWRSRARALKLNTDGETLFCLAVGVRHLLDPPLPEGYYGNAFVASNVVLTVKELDEKPLSEVLKLIKESKKLPSNKEYIKNSVNMLETMRKLGIRVQATGASVVLTDWRQLGLLEEVDFGWKGSVNIVPVPWNMFGFVDLCLFLPPSKLDHSMKGGVRVFVSLPKASMPKFKEEMEALKESDEGII, encoded by the coding sequence ATGGAAAATAAGAAGATGCCTCTCTCCCTTGATGTTAAGGATGTTGTGATTGTTAAACCATCCAAGCCTACACCTTGTCATATTCTCCCACTTTCCTCCATTGACAGCAACCCTGATCTCAACATTCTCTGCCACACCATTTATGTGTACCAGGCAAATCCTGATTCCCCAAATGGCCAACTAGACCCTGCTCATGTGATCAAAGAAGCCCTCTCAAAGGCTTTGGTTCACTATTATCCCCTTGCAGGGAAGATAACAGCACTtgatgatggaaaacttggaaTAACATGCAATGCCGATGATGATGGAGTACCATTCTTGGAAGCAACTGCTAACTGTAACCTCTCTTCTCTTCACTATCTTGAAGGGATTGATGTTCCAACAGCACAGAAATTTGTGTATGATAACCCTTCAAAAGACCAAACTAGTGAACATCTCTTGGTTTTCAAGGTGACCAAGTTCCAATGTGGGGGTTTCACAGTTGGAATGGGCTTGTCCCACACCGTTTGTGATGGGTTTGGTGCATCTCAGTTCTACAGAGCCCTGTCTGAACTTGCAAGTGGAAAAAAATGTGAGCCTTCACTGAAACCTGTATGGGAAAGAGAGAGACTAATTGGGACAGTTCTTAAGGAACCTCTCCAATTTCCCATTGATAAAGCTTCAATGGCAGCTTCACCATTTTGGCCAACTACTGAGATTTCTCATGAATGCTTCAACCTTAATGGTGAGAGCATTCAAAGACTCAAATTGGAACTGATGAAGGAAAGTGAGAGTGAAAGTGTGAAGGAAAGCTTCACAACTCTTGAAACACTTGGTGCCTATGTTTGGAGGTCAAGGGCAAGAGCTTTGAAACTGAACACTGATGGGGAAACTCTGTTTTGTTTAGCAGTGGGGGTGAGACACCTATTGGATCCACCTTTGCCTGAAGGGTATTATGGGAATGCTTTTGTGGCTTCAAATGTGGTGCTAACAGTGAAAGAACTTGATGAAAAGCCACTGTCAGAGGTCCTGAAGCTCATCAAAGAGAGTAAGAAGCTTCCTTCTAATAAGGAATACATAAAAAACTCAGTCAACATGTTGGAGACAATGAGGAAATTGGGGATTAGGGTTCAAGCAACAGGTGCATCAGTGGTATTGACAGATTGGAGGCAACTGGGTTTGTTGGAAGAAGTGGATTTTGGATGGAAGGGTTCAGTGAATATAGTGCCAGTTCCATGGAACATGTTTGGATTTGTGGATTTGTGCCTTTTCTTGCCTCCTAGTAAGTTGGATCATTCAATGAAAGGAGGGGTTAGGGTCTTTGTGTCCCTCCCCAAAGCATCCATGCCCAAGTTTAAGGAGGAAATGGAGGCCCTCAAGGAAAGTGATGAGGGTATCATCTAG